In Hirundo rustica isolate bHirRus1 chromosome 4, bHirRus1.pri.v3, whole genome shotgun sequence, a genomic segment contains:
- the NAGA gene encoding LOW QUALITY PROTEIN: alpha-N-acetylgalactosaminidase (The sequence of the model RefSeq protein was modified relative to this genomic sequence to represent the inferred CDS: inserted 2 bases in 1 codon): MRTTSCERDQAEAXGESLCDPAAAMETTELSGLVLALVLALPSVALENGLARTPPMGWMSWERFRCNVDCQEDPRNCISEQLFFEMADRLAEDGWRELGYEYINMDDCWSAKQRDAAGQLVPDPKRFPSGIKALADYVHARGLKLGIYGDLGIFTCGGYPGTMLEHVKQDAQTFAAWGVDMLKLDGCYSSAEEQAKGYPEMARALNATGRPIVYSCSWPAYQGGLPPKVNYTILAEICNLWRNYDDIQDSWDSVLSIVDWFFTNQDVLQPVAGPGHWNDPDMLIIGNFGLSYEQSRSQMALWTVMAAPLLMSTDLRTISPSAKEILQNRLMIQINQDPLGIQGRRIVKEKSHIEVFLRPLSQAASALVFFSRRTDMPFRYTTSLAKLHFPEDAVYEVQDVYVGKIIGTLKTADNFSVIINPSGVVMWYLRPMTLLVQPWHVVRQQALSKDFRPAHL, encoded by the exons ATGCGGACGACATCATGTGAGCGGGACCAGGCAGAGGC CGGAGAGTCGCTCTGTGACCCGGCGGCAGCGATGGAGACGACGGAACTGAGTGGGCTGGTCCTGGCGCTGGTCTTGGCGCTGCCCTCCGTGGCTCTGGAGAACGGGTTGGCGCGCACTCCCCCCATGGGCTGGATGTCCTGGGAGAGGTTCCGCTGCAACGTGGACTGCCAGGAGGATCCTCGCAACTGCATCAG CGAGCAGCTCTTCTTCGAGATGGCAGACCGCCTGGCAGAGGACGGGTGGCGGGAACTGGGCTACGAGTACATCAACATGGATGACTGCTGGTCTGCCAAGCAGCGGGATGCGGCGGGACAGCTGGTTCCCGATCCCAAGAGATTTCCCAGTGGAATTAAGGCTCTGGCTGACTAT GTCCATGCCAGGGGCCTGAAGCTGGGCATTTATGGTGACCTTGGCATCTTCACCTGTGGGGGCTACCCAGGCACCATGTTGGAACATGTGAAGCAGGATGCCCAGACCTTTGCAGCGTGGGGTGTGGACATGCTGAAGTTGGATGGGTGCTACTCgtctgcagaggagcaggcaaAGG GATACCCAGAAATGGCAAGGGCTTTGAACGCCACAGGCCGCCCCATTGTCTACTCTTGCAGCTGGCCAGCATATCAAGGGGGTCTTCCCCCCAAG GTGAACTACACCATCCTGGCAGAGATCTGCAACCTGTGGCGTAACTATGATGACATCCAGGACTCCTGGGACAGTGTACTTTCCATCGTGGACTGGTTCTTCACAAACCAGGACGTGCTGCAGCCAGTAGCTGGCCCCGGTCACTGGAATGACCCAGACATG CTCATCATTGGAAACTTCGGCCTTAGCTATGAGCAGTCACGCTCCCAAATGGCTTTGTGGACAGTGATGGCAGCTCCGCTCCTCATGTCCACGGATCTTCGCACCATCTCCCCCAGTGCCAAGGAGATCCTGCAGAACCGCCTGATGATCCAGATCAACCAGGACCCCCTGGGAATCCAGGGGCGCAGGATTGTCAAG GAGAAATCCCACATCGAGGTGTTTCTGCgcccgctgtcccaggctgccaGTGCCCTTGTGTTCTTCAGCCGGAGGACGGATATGCCCTTCCGTTACACCACCAGCCTAGCCAAGCTCCACTTCCCTGAGGATGCTGTGTATGAG GTACAAGACGTGTACGTCGGGAAGATCATCGGGACCTTAAAGACAGCAGACAACTTCTCAGTCATTATTAACCCCTCGGGAGTGGTGATGTGGTATCTCCGTCCCATGACACTCCTGGTACAACCCTGGCATGTTGTCAGACAACAAGCTCTCAGCAAGGATTTCCGCCCAGCCCATCTGTGA
- the PHETA2 gene encoding sesquipedalian-2 yields the protein MKLNERSVAHYATCDSPADHAGFLRKRVERHHHHVHHHGISYQRHWFVLKGNLLFYFEERESREPVGLVVLEGCTVELCEAAEEFAFAIRFDDAGARAYVLVADGQAAMEAWVKALSRASFDYMRLVVRELEKQLEEACKSLAACHKSPRRSSSSSGRKRHLSNPALPQLQEKSTTLENGYSTWSSGGCVAGGATCTDHDGGQMKPPPLPPRRRSAASSATGSPALGLSPAMLESPVSPETICFSKLHNWYGQEIAVLRREWQERQKRGHP from the coding sequence ATGAAGCTGAATGAGCGTAGCGTGGCCCACTATGCCACCTGCGACTCGCCCGCCGACCATGCCGGGTTTCTGCGCAAGCGGGTGGAGCGGCACCACCACCATGTCCACCACCACGGCATCTCCTACCAGCGCCACTGGTTTGTCCTCAAGGGCAATCTCCTCTTCTACTTTGAGGAGCGGGAGAGCCGGGAGCCTGTGGGGTTGGTGGTCCTGGAGGGCTGCACCGTGGAGCTGTGCGAGGCCGCTGAGGAGTTCGCCTTTGCCATCCGCTTTGATGACGCTGGTGCCAGGGCTTATGTGCTGGTGGCTGATGGGCAGGCTGCCATGGAGGCCTGGGTGAAGGCACTCTCACGGGCCAGCTTCGACTACATGCGGCTGGTGGTaagggagctggagaagcagctAGAGGAGGCCTGCAAGAGCTTGGCTGCTTGCCATAAGTCTCCACGGAggtcttcctcctcctctggcagGAAGAGGCATCTCTCCAACCCTGCCTTGCCGCAACTCCAGGAGAAGTCCACCACCCTGGAGAATGGCTACTCCACATGGAGTAGTGGTGGTTGTGTCGCTGGTGGGGCCACCTGCACTGACCATGATGGGGGGCAAATGAAGCCCCCGCCGCTGCCTCCACGCCGGCGCTCAGCCgccagcagtgccacaggaTCCCCAGCACTTGGCCTCTCACCAGCCATGCTGGAGAGCCCAGTGTCACCAGAAACTATCTGCTTCTCCAAGCTGCACAACTGGTATGGGCAGGAGATCGCAGTGCTGAGACGGGAGtggcaggagaggcagaagaGGGGACACCCATGA